The Desulfovibrio subterraneus genome has a window encoding:
- a CDS encoding FmdE family protein translates to MPATFSEERIRKVIDFHGHSCPGLSIGIRAAELARLRWPDARDSDLVAVVETDMCGVDAIQHLLGCTYGKGNLIHRDYGKMAFSFYNRPAQEGFRALLRPEARGNTARMGELMGKVLKGVATAEEKKESEELRSNQQAYLMSEALQNLFDVQELETPPPSPACILASLCCGKCGEMTMESRTRRFAGQTLCIPCFETMEQKR, encoded by the coding sequence ATGCCCGCCACCTTTAGTGAAGAACGCATCCGGAAGGTTATCGACTTCCACGGACACAGCTGTCCGGGACTCAGCATAGGCATCCGTGCGGCAGAACTGGCCCGCCTGCGCTGGCCGGACGCGCGCGACAGCGACCTTGTTGCCGTGGTTGAAACGGACATGTGCGGGGTGGACGCCATCCAGCACCTGCTAGGCTGCACCTACGGCAAGGGCAACCTCATCCACCGCGATTACGGCAAAATGGCATTTTCCTTTTACAACCGCCCTGCCCAAGAGGGCTTTCGTGCCCTGCTGCGCCCCGAGGCACGCGGAAACACGGCCCGCATGGGCGAACTGATGGGCAAAGTGCTCAAGGGTGTTGCCACGGCGGAAGAGAAAAAAGAATCGGAAGAACTGCGCAGCAATCAGCAGGCCTATCTCATGAGCGAAGCGCTGCAAAACCTCTTCGATGTGCAGGAGCTGGAAACCCCGCCCCCGAGTCCGGCATGCATACTGGCCAGCCTGTGCTGCGGCAAATGCGGCGAGATGACCATGGAATCGCGCACCAGACGCTTTGCCGGACAGACCCTGTGCATACCCTGCTTTGAAACCATGGAGCAGAAGCGCTGA